The nucleotide window ACGACAACAACGGCCATTGGCACGAGTTCATCTCCCGTACCGATCTCACCGAGTACAAGCCCTTTGGCCAGCCCCCGGACGTGGGCCAGCGGCTGTGGCTCTACTACCTGCCCAAGGAGCCGGAAAAGGCCCGCCTGGCCGACTTCAACGCCTTCTGGCTGCCGGTGGTGCTGGAGCTGGTGTTCTTCCTGCTCTCCGCCCTGCTCGGCTTCGGCCCCCTGCTCTACCTCTGGCTCAAGCGCTACGAGGCGCCCAAGACGCTGCCGGCCTCCCAGGGCCACTAATTACCATAACGACGTTTGAGATGGGCCAGGTACTGGCCCGGCGTCAGGCCCAGCACCGCCTTGAAATCCCTGATGAAATGGGCCTGATCCCAATAGCCGGCCTGGTAGGCGGTATCCGCCAGGCCATGCTCGCCCCGGCTCCTGAGCAGCCGCCTGGCCCCCTTGACCCGCTGCAGGCGGCTGTACTGCTTGGGAGACAGCCCCAGCTGGGCCTTGAACTGCCGCTCCAGGCGGCGCCGTCCGGCGCCCAGCTGCTCGGCCAGGGTCGAGATGGACAGTTGCCCCCGAGCCGATTGGATAAGCGCCAGGGCCTGGCCAATCGAGCCGCCATCGGCCTCCATCAGGCATTGGGCCAGTGCCGCTTCCAGCAGCGCCACCTGGGCGTCGAAGGCCTGGCCGCTCATACGCTCGCCAAGCTCGCTTAAGGCCAGGGGACAGTGCCATTGCCCGGGCGTCAGGGTCATGCCGGCCAGCGCATCCAGGGGCCCGAGGAAGGGCCAGGCCCGCCCGGGCAAAAAACGCACCGACAGCAGATCGAAGCGGCCGACCGGCGCCAGCTCCTGGGTACGCAGGGCCGGCCCGCTGACAATGCCAGGCGATGCCAGCACGGCACCGTCGATAAGGATGGGATCGCCGAAATTGAACAGCAGGCCGCAGCCCCCTTCGGGATGGAGCGGCTGGCCAGTGTCGGCCGAGCCCTGCAGCCGACAGTAGCGCTCCACCCAGCCGGCCAGGGCCGGGCCGGGAAGACGTTCCTGGTAGCCGGGCAGCAGTTGCTGCCAGTGGCGGTGGCGGGTCATGGATATCCTGTCGCTGGCTGTCGCAAATCTACAATACCGGCAAAGGGGCCGCGCCTAAAGTGATGACCGTAGATCAACAGGGAGCATCACCATGAGACTCAACCACTACCGAAGCGCCCCCGGCGCCATCCAGGCCATGGTCGGCCTCGAAAACTACCTGGCCAAGCAGCTCGGCGACGAGCTGGACAAGGGCCTTTTGGAGCTGATCAAGCTGCGGGTATCCCAACTCAACGGCTGCGCCTACTGCATCGACATGCACGCCCGGCTGGCCAGGGAATACGGCGAGAGCGAGCAGCGCCTGCACCTCTTGTGCGCCTGGCACGAGACCGCGTTGTTCACGGCCAGGGAGAAGGCCGCCCTGGCCTGGGCCGAGGCCAACACCAGGCTTATCGAGGGGCCTGTGGACGACGAGCTCTACCAGGAGGTCAGCCGTCATTTCGGCGACAAGGCCCTGGTGGACTTGACCCTGGCCGTGGCCGCCATCAACGCCTGGAACCGCTTCGGGGTGTCCTTCCTGCCCGAGCTGGGCAGCCCGCCCGGGCCCTGATCACAGGCAAAAAGAAAGGGCGCCGCTGGCGCCCTTTGGGTTACTTGGCCTTGTTGCCGGTGTACTTGTCCATCCAGCTCAGCACTTCGTCGTACCAGACCACCAGGTTGTCCTTGCTCAGGATCCAGTGGTTCTCGTCCGGGAACATCACCAGGCGGGAGTCCACGCCCTGGCGCTGCAGGGCGGTGAAGGTCCCCAGGCCCTGGGCGTAGGGCACGCGGAAGTCCTTCTCGCCGTGGATCACCAGCATGGGGGTGCGCCAGTTGGTGACATGGGCGGCCGGGTTCCAGCGCTCGTACATGGCCTTGTTGTTGTAGGGAGTACCGTCCATTTCGTGCTCGGGGAACCACAGTTCCTCGGTCGTGTAATACATGGAGGGCATGTCGAACAGGCCGGCATGGTTGACCAGGCACTTGAACTTATCCGGCCAGTTGCCGGCGATCCAGTTGGTCATGTAGCCGCCGTAGGAGCCGCCCAGGGCACAGGCGTTGTCGGCGTCGATCCAGCTTTGCTGCTCGGCGATGAAGGCCAGGCCCTTTTGCAGATCTTCCAGCGGCTTGCCGCCCCAGTCCTTGGCGATGGAGTCGGTGAAGCCCTGGCCGTAGCCGGTGGAGCCGTGGAAGTCGATCATCACGGTGGCGTAGCCGTGGGCGGCCCACAGCTGGGCGTTCCAGCGGCCGTGCCAGCGGTTGGAGAAGCTGCCCTGGGGGCCGCCGTGGATCAGGAAGGCCACGGGATACTGCTTGCCTTCCTCGAAGCCCACCGGCTTGATCCAGTAGCCGTGCACCGTCTCGTCGTTCCAGCCCGGGAAGCTGAACTGGGCGTACTCGCCCATCTCGACGCCGGCCAGCTTGTCCTTGTTGACCTGGGTCAGGGCCTTGAGGCCGAAACCGTCCTTGGCGACGGTGTAGAGGTCATTGGGCTGGTGCAGGCTGTTCTTGGCGAACACCACCTGGCCGGCGCCCTCGGAGACCATGGACACGCTGCCCTCGCGGTGCAGCACCGTCATGTCGCCGAAATCGACGTTGAAGGCGAACAGGCCCACCTGGCCGGTGTCCTGAGCGGTGACCAGCAGGGTGCGCGAATCCGAGGCGAACTGGATGGAGCCGGCGCTGCGGTCCCACTGGGGAGCCAGCTCGCGGCTCTCGTTGCTCCGCAGATCCTTGAGCATGATGCGGAAACGGTCGGCCTCGTAGCCGGGCTTGCTCATGGCCAGCCAGGCCATGTAGCGGCCGTCGGGGCTGAACACCGGCTGGCTGTCCCAGGCCACGTTGTCTTCGGTCAGGTTGGCGGTCTTGCCGCTGGCCAGATCCACTTCCCAGAGGTCGAAGTTGGTGATCCAGCTGTGGTCGCGGCCCGGGGCCTTGGCGGAATAGACCAGCTTGCTGCCGTCGGCGTTGAAGCTGACTTCCTCCATGCCGGAGAAGGGCTTGGCGGGGCTGTCGGTGTCCAGGCCGGCCATCAGATCGGTGAAGTCACCGACCTTGCCGTCCTTGACCTCGGCCAGGAACAGGTGGTGGCGAAGGTGGTCGCCCCAGCTGTCCCAGTGGCGGACCATCAGCTGGTCATAGGCCTTCTCGGTGGATTTCTTCTCGGCGCGCTTGGCCAGGGTCTTCTCGGTGCAGGCGATGACGTCGCTGCTGCACTGGGGATCCACGGCCAGCTGCACCACCAGCTTGTCGCCCTTGGGGGCCAGCTTGTAGCCCAGCACGTCCAGGGGCAGGTCGGTGACGGCCATGGCCTCGCCGCCGGTCAGCGCCAGCTTGTAGAGTTCGGAGCCATTACCGCGGTCGGCCAGGAAGTAGATGGCCTTGCCGTCGGCGGCAAAGGTCACGTCGTGCTCGGTGCCCTTGGCTGCGGTCAGCTGCTTGGTCTTGCCTGTGGTCAGATCCTGCAGGTACAGATCGGACTCGCCGCCCTGCTTGACGCCGTACACCACCTGGGTGCCGGCGGCATTGATGACGGCGCTGTGCACCTTGTTGAGGTTGTTAACGTCTTCTATGGTCAATGGCTTGGCCATGGCCAGGGGCGTTGCCACCATGGCGGCCAGAGGTAGCAGTTTTTTCATTGTTCTCTCCCTCGATCAAAAAAAGGGCAGCGCCTGGTCGGCGCCGCCCTCGAACCTTAACCCGCGTCCTGGATGCGGATCTTCCACTCGGCTGGGCCCATTTCATGGGCGTTGCGGCCCTCGCTGTCCACGGCCACGGTCACCGGCATGTCTTCCACCTCGAATTCGTAGATGGCTTCCATGCCCAGGTCGGCAAAGGCCACCACTTCGGCCTTCTTGATGGCCTTAGCCACCAGATAGGCGGCGCCGCCCACGGCCATCAGATAGACGGCCTTGTGGTTCTTGATGCTTTCCACGGCGGCCGGGCCGCGCTCGGCCTTGCCGATCATGCCGATGAGGCCGGTCTGCTCCAGCATCATGTCGGTGAACTTGTCCATGCGGGTGGAGGTGGTGGGGCCGGCCGGACCCACCACTTCGTCGCCCACGGCGTCGACGGGGCCCACGTAGTAGATGAAGCGGTCCTTGAAGTCCACCGGCAGTTGCTCGCCGTTTTGCAGCATGGTCTGGATGCGCTTGTGGGCGGCGTCGCGGCCGGTGAGGATCTTGCCGGACAGCAGCACGGTCTCGCCGGTCTGCCACTGGGCGATATCGTCACGGGTGACGGTGTCCAGGTTGACCCGGCGCACGTTCTCACCCACTTCCCAGGTGACTTCCGGCCAGTCTTCCAGCTTCGGCGGGGTCAGTTCGGCCGGGCCTGTGCCGTCCAGGTGGAAGTGCACGTGGCGGGTGGCGGCGCAGTTGGGGATCATCACCACCGGCTTGGAGGCGGCGTGGGTGGGGGCGGACTTGATCTTCACGTCCAGCACGGTGGTGAGGCCGCCCAGGCCCTGGGCGCCGATGCCCAGCTGGTTGGCCTTGTCGAACAGCTCCAGGCGCAGCTTCTCTTCTGTGGTCTCGGCGCCACGTTCCTTCAGCTCGTGGATGTCCACCGGATCCATCAGGGATTCCTTGGCCAGCACCGCCGCCTTCTCGGCGGTACCGCCGATGCCGAGGCCGATCATGCCCGGCGGGCACCAGCCGGCGCCCATGGTGGGCAGGGTCTTGAGCACCCACTCGACGATGTCGTCGGAGGGGTTGAGCATGGCCATCTTGGACTTGTTCTCGGAGCCGCCGCCCTTGGCGGCGATCATCACTTCCACCTGATCGCCGGGCACCATGTCGATGTGCACCACGGCCGGGGCGTTGTCCTTGGTGTTCTTACGCGCACCGGCCGGATCGGCGACGATGCTGGCGCGCAGGGGGTTGTCCGGGTTGGTGTAGGCGCGCCTGGTGCCTTCGTCCACCATATCCTGGACCGTCATGTCGCTGTCCCACTGCACCTTCATGCCTATCTTGACGAAACAGGTGACGATGCCGGTGTCCTGGCAGATGGGCCTGTGGCCTTCCGCCGCCATTCGCGAGTTGATCAGGATCTGGGCAATGGCATCCTTGGCGGCCTTGCTCTGCTCACGCTCGTAGGCCTCATTCATGGCGTTGACGAAGTCGAGCGGATGATAGTAGGAGATGTACTGCAGGGCACTTTCGATGCTGTCAATAAAGTCGTCTTTGCGAATGACGGTCATGATGCTCACCTTGACGGGCCCCCTTTTGGGGCGGATGTCGTTATAATGTGGCGCCTATGATACAAAGCGTTGCGATTGGATACCAATTTCCGTGGAATTGACACGCCTGCCCCTGCCCTACCTGGACAGAGACGCCTTGGTGGCCCGTTTTGCGCCCCTGGCGCATCAAAGCTGGGCCATATTGCTGGACTCGGCCTCCGAGTCCCATCCGGACAGCCGCTACAGCCTGCTGAGCGCCGAACCCAGGTGGACCCTGGAAAGCCGCGGCAGCGAGGTGCGCATCCAGGGCGACTGCCGGGTACAGGCTGGCGGCCCCCTGGAGACCCTCAAGGCCATGATGGCCGCCTGGCCCCAGATCGAGAGCGAGCTGCCCTTCGCCACCGGCGCCCTTGGCCTCTTGGGCTATGACCTCGGCCGGCAGATCGAGCGGCTGCCGGCCCTGGCCAAGGACGACATCCCCCTGCCGGAGCTGGCGCTGGGTTTCTACGACTGGGCCCTGATCAGCGACCACCAGCAACAGCAAAGCTGGCTTATCGCCCTGGCGGCACCGGAAGAGCGCCTGGCCTGGCTGGATGCCCAGTGCCCAGGCGAAACGGCGCCCTTTGCACTGACCGGCGACTGGCAGGCCAATATGACCAGGGCCGAATACGGTGCCAGGTTCGACCGGGTCCAGGCCTACCTGAAAAGCGGCGACTGCTACCAGATCAACCTGGCCCAGCGCTTCAGCGCCCCCTATGAGGGCGACGAATGGCAGGCCTACCTCAAGCTCAGGACCGCCAACCAGGCCCCCTTCTCCGCCTTCCTGCGCCTGGATGAGGGCGCCGTGCTCAGCATCTCCCCGGAGCGCTTCCTGCGCCTCAAGGACGGCCAGGTGCAGACCAAGCCCATCAAGGGCACATTGCCACGCCTGGCCGACCCGGCCGAGGACCGGGCCCAGGCCGAGCGCCTGGCCGCCTCCCCCAAGGACAGGGCCGAGAACGTGATGATCGTCGATCTGCTGCGCAACGACCTGGGCCGGGTGGCCAGGCCCGGCTCGGTGCGGGTGCCGGAGCTGTTTGCCGTGGAGTCCTTCCCGGCCGTGCACCACCTGGTGTCCACCGTCACCTCGGAGCTGGCCGAGGGCCAGACGGCGGTGGATCTGCTGGCCGCCGCCTTCCCGGGCGGCTCCATCACCGGCGCCCCCAAGGTCCGAGCCATGGAAATCATCGAGGAGCTGGAGCCCCACAGGCGCAGCGCCTATTGCGGCTCCATCGCCTACCTCAGCGCCAACGGCGCCATGGACAGCTCCATCGCCATCCGCACCCTGGTCGCCTCCCGGGGGCTGCTGCACTGCTGGGCCGGCGGCGGCCTGGTGGCGGACTCCCAGGTGGACGCCGAATACCAGGAGACCTTCGACAAGGTCGCCAAGATATTGCCGGCGCTCAGTTCATGAGCCGCAGCCGCTTCGCCCGGGATTTCCTGTTACGGCCCCTGGAGGAGCGGCACCTGGGGGTGCCCGAGCTGCAATCCCCCAAGCCGGCGGCGGTGCTGCTGGCGATCATGGACAAGCCCGAGCCCAACCTGCTGCTGACCCGCCGCACCCTGACCCTGCGCCACCACGGCGGCCAGGTGGCCCTGCCCGGCGGCCGGGTGGACGACTCCGACCCCAGCCATGAACACGCCGCCCTGCGCGAGGCCTGGGAGGAAGTGGGCCTGCTGCCCGAGCAGGTCCAGGTGCTGGGCCGGCTCAACCCCTACGACACAGTGTCGCGCTTTCGCATCACCCCGGTGGTGGGCCTGGCCCCGGAGGACTTCCCCTGGCTGCTGAGCGTGGACGAGGTGGACGCCGTATTCGAGATGCCGCTGAAAAAGGTGCTGGACTTGAACCGCTACCGCACCCTCGACATCCAGCGCCACGGCCAGCACCACCGGCTGTTCTGCCTGCCCTACCGGGAGCACCTGATCTGGGGCGCCACCGCCGCCATCCTCTACGATCTCGCCCTGCACCTCCGATGAGCCAGCCCCTGGGGCGCTGGTAAGATGGATTCATTGGCAAATCGCCTTGTCAAAATCACAGGCAAAGCGCAAACTGAGCGGCCGTTTTGCGTAGCCGTTTTGCGCCCCGGAGGCATCACTTTCCATGATCTCGGTATTCGACATGTTCAAGGTGGGCATTGGCCCCTCCTCGTCCCACACCGTCGGCCCCATGAAGGCCGCCAAGAAATTCACCGAAATCCTCGAAGAGCAGGGGCTGCTGGCCCGCACCGACAGGGTCAAGGTGGAGCTGTTCGGCTCCCTGGGCCAGACCGGCATCGGCCACGGCACCGGCAAGGCGGTGATCCTGGGCCTGGCCGGCGAAGAGCCGGACACCGTGGACGTGGACAGGGTGCCGGCCATTTTGGCCGAGGTGGAGAGCACCGAGAGCATTTCGCTGCTGGGCAAGCAGGCCGTGGCCTTCCCCAACAAGGGCGCCATCGTCTTCCACCACCGCAAGACCCTCAAGCGCCACTCCAACGCCATGCAGCTGCTGGCCTATGAGGGCGACGAGCTGCTGCTGGACAAGATCTACTACAGCATCGGCGGCGGCTTTATCGTCGCCGACGAGGACTTCGAGGCCGAGAAGGATGCCGCCATCCAGGCCGCCGACACCACCCAGGAGCCCTACCCCTTCGATTCCTGCGACGATCTGGTGGCCCTGTGCAAGGAGCACGGCCTGTCCATTTCCGCGCTGATGCTGGAAAACGAACTGGCGCTGCGCAGCCGCGCCGAGCTGGAAGACGGCCTCTGGCACATCTGGCAGGTGATGCACGCCTGCATCGACCGGGGTTGCCGCACCGAGGGGATCCTGCCCGGCGGTCTCAAGGTCAAGCGCCGGGCCCCGGGTCTGTACCGCCGCCTCACCGCCGAGGGTGACCGCAACACCGATCCCCTCAACACCGTCGACTGGGTCAACCTGTTCGCCCTGGCCGTGAACGAGGAAAACGCCGCCGGCGGCCGGGTGGTGACCGCCCCCACCAACGGCGCCGCCGGCATCATCCCGGCGGTACTGGCCTACTACGACAAGTTCATCCAGAAGGTGGACAAGGAAGTGGCCACCCGTTACCTGCTCACCTGCGCCGCCATTGGCATCCTCTACAAGAAGAATGCCTCCATCAGCGGCGCCGAGGTGGGCTGCCAGGGCGAGGTGGGCGTGGCCTGCTCCATGGCCGCCGGTGGCCTGGCCGAGATTTTGGGCGCCAACGTCGAGCTGGTGGAGAACGCCGCCGAGATCGGCATGGAGCACAACCTGGGCCTGACCTGCGATCCGGTCGGCGGCCTGGTGCAGGTGCCCTGTATCGAACGCAACGCCATGGGCGCGGTCAAGGCCATCAACGCCGCCCGCCTGGCCCTGCGCGGCAGCGGCGAGCACAAGGTGTCCCTGGACAAGGTGATCAAGACCATGTTCGATACCGGCATGGACATGAAGGCCAAGTACAAGGAAACCGCCCGCGGCGGCCTGGCGGTGAATATTATCGAGTGCTGATACGCACCAAGACCGAAAAAGGCGCCTTGGGGCGCCTTTTTTATGCCAAAAACAAAGCGGGCGCCCCTTGGGCGCCCGAAGGTCGACATCCGATATCTGTTCTCATGCTTGCAACTGTCGGCCCATGGCCGTCCATGAAAGAGGAGCCTCTCAAGGTACCACCTCTTACCTGGAGGTTAGCCGAACGGGCCGAGCTTCACGGCGACGATGCTCAGGATTGAGATGCCCGTCAATATTTTGACACCTAGAGTGCCTTGAGAATGGCCTCCAGGCTGGCCTTGGCGTCGCCGAACAGCATGGCGGCGTTGTCCCGGTAGAAGAGCGGGTTGGCCACCCCGGCATAACCGGTATTCATGGAGCGCTTGAACACCACCACCTCCCTGGCCTGCCAGACCTTCAGCACCGGCATGCCGGCGATGGGGCTGGCCGGATCTTCGCTGGCCGCCGGGTTGACGGTGTCGTTGGCGCCGATCACCAGCACCAGATCGGTGTCCGGGAAGTCGTCGTTGATCTCGTCCATCTCCAGCACGATGTCGTAGGGCACCCTGGCCTCGGCCAGCAGCACGTTCATGTGCCCCGGCATCCTTCCCGCCACAGGATGGATGCCGAAACGCACCCTGATGCCCAGCTCCTTGAGGTGCTGGCAAAGCTCCGCCACCGGGTACTGGGCCTGGGCCACGGCCAGGCCGTAGCCGGGGGTGATGATCACCGACTTGGCCGCCTTGAGCCGCTCGGCCACCTCCTCGGCCGTCCAGGCCACCGCCTCGCCCTGGGCCTCGTCGCCGCCGGCCGGTCCGGCGTCGGTGCCGAAACCGCCGGCGATCACCGAAATGAAGGAGCGGTTCATGGCCTTGCACATGATGTAGGAGAGGATGGCACCGCTGGAGCCCACCAGGGCGCCGGTGATGATCAAGAGATCGTTGCCCAGCATGAAGCCGGCAGCGGCGGCGGCCCAGCCGGAATAGGAGTTGAGCATGGAGATCACCACCGGCATGTCGGCACCGCCGATGCTGGCCACCAGGTGCCAGCCGAACACCAGGGCGATGAGGGTCATCAGCACCAGCGGGAAACCGAGGCCGTCGGCACTGACGAAATCCACCAGCAGGAAGGCGCTGACCACCAGGGCGGCCAGGTTGAGCTTGTGGCGGTGCGGCAGCATCAAGGGCCTGGATGAGAGCAGGCCCCTGAGCTTGCCGAAGGCCACCAGGGAGCCGGTGAAGGTGACGGCGCCGATGAACACCCCCAGGAAGATCTCGGTGAGGTGGATGGCCACCAGCTCGGCCGGCATCTCCGCGTGGGCCAGGAAGGCGTTGTAGCCCACCAGCACCGCTGCCAGGCCCACGAAGCTGTGCAGCATGGCCACCAGCTCCGGCATCTGGGTCATCTGCACCTTGACCGCCAGGCGCAGGCCGATGGCGCCGCCGATGGCCATGGCCACCAGGATCCAGCCCAGGTTGCCTGCCTCGGGGTGCATCAGGGTGGCCACCAGGGCCAGCACCATGCCGGCGATGCCGTAGTTGTTGCCGGCCTTGGCGCTCTCCTGCTTAGAAAGTCCCGCCAGGCTGGCGATGAAGCACAGTGCCGCCACCAGGTAGGCGGCGGAAATCAGCGGATGGCTCATCACTGGTCCCTCCTGAACATTTTCAGCATGCGCCGGGTCACCAGGAAGCCGCCGGCCAGGTTGATGCTGGCGATGAGCACGGCGATGAAGGCCAGCACCCCGACCAGGCCCCCCTGCCCTATCTGCAGCAGGGCGCCCACTATGATGATGCCGGAAATGGCATTGGTGACCGACATCAGCGGCGTGTGCAGGGCGTGGGTGACGTTCCAGATCACGTAGTAGCCCAGCACGCAGGCCAGCACGAAGACGGTGAAGTGGCCCAGGAAGGCGGCCGGCGCCACCGAGGCCACCCAGGCGAAGGCCAGCAGGCCGGCCCCGTACCAGAGCGCCTTCCTGCGCGGCGATACCGGCTCGGGCGCCTTTATCTCGGCCGGCGCCGGCTGGGGCTTGGGCTTTGGCGGCGCCTTGGACACGGCGATGGGCGGCGGCGGATAGAGCAGCTCGCCGTCCTTCAGCACCGCCATGTGCCGCAGCACCTCGTCGTCCAGATCCAGGGCTATCTGGCCGTCCCCGGCCGGGCACAAGAGCCTCAGCAGGTTGACCAGGTTGGCGCCGTAGAGACTGGAGGCCTGGCCCGGCAGCCGGCTGGGCAGATCCGTGTAACCGAGGATGATGACGCCGTTGTCGCTCTTGACCCGCCGGCCCGGCTTGGTCAGCTCGCAGTTGCCACCATTGGGGGCGGCCAGGTCGACGATCACCGAGCCCGGCTTCATGGCCTTGACCATGTCGCGGCTGATAAGCCTGGGCGCCGGCTTGCCGGGGATCAGCGCCGTGGTGATGATCACATCCACCTCGGCGGCCTGCTCGGCCAGCAGCGCCATCTCGGCATCGATGTAGGCCTGGCTCATCTCTTTTGCATAGCCGTCGGCGCCGCCCCCTTCCTCCGCCACCGCCAGCTCCAGGAATTCGGCGCCCAGGGACTGCACCTGCTCCCTGACCTCGGGCCTGGTGTCGAAGGCACGTACCACGGCGCCCAAGGAGCCGGCCGCGCCCAGGGCGGCCAGGCCGGCCACGCCGGCGCCTATCACCAGCACCTTGGCCGGCGCCACCTTGCCGGCGGCGGTGATCTGGCCGCTGAAGAAACGGCCGAAGGCGCTGGCCGCTTCCACCACGGCCCGGTAGCCGGCGATGTTGGCCATGGCCGACAGCGCGTCCAGGTTCTGGGCCCGGGAGATCCGCGGCACCATATCCATGGCCAGCACCGTCACGCCGCGGGCCTTGAGCCTGTCCACCAACTCCGGCTGCTGGGCCGGCCAGATGAAGCTCACCAGCAGGGTGGAGGCCCTGAGGCGCTTGACCTCGTCGCCGCTTGGGGCATTGACCTTGAGGAGGATGTCGGCCTGCCAGGGATCGCCAATCTTGGCGCCGCTGGCCTCATAACTGCCGTCGTCGAAGCTGGCCGCCTTGCCGGCGCCGGCTTCGATGATCACGTCAAAGCCGAGTTCGATAAGGGCGGCGGCGCTCTTGGGCGTGGCCGCTACCCTGGCCTCGCCGCTCAGGGACTCTTTGGGAATGCCGATCTGCATGCCGTATCCTTTGCCGTTGGGGCTCCGCGATACTGCCTGCGACTGCGAGCCGGGTTGTGTTATTTCAGCGGGAGCTTGACGCCCTCGAACAGCCTTTCGATGGCGTCGTTGTCCTTGAGGCGGATCGCCTCGTCCACCAGGGCACGGTTGAGGTGCGGGGCGAACCCTTCAATAAAATCATACATATAGCCGCGCAGGAAGGAGGATTTGCGGAAACCGATCTTGGTGGTGGAGGCCTTGAACAGGTGGCTGGCATCCAGGCGCACCAGATCGCTGTCCTTTTCCTCGTCATAGGCCATGGTGGCGATGACCCCCACCCCCAGGCCCAGGCGCACATAGGTCTTGATGACATCGGTGTCGGTGGCGGTGAAGACGATGTGGGGCTCCAGGCCCACCTTGGCAAAGCCCTCGTCCAGATCGGAGCGGCCGGTGAAGCCGAACACATAGGTGACTATGGGGTACTGGGCCAGGGCCTCTATGGTGATCTGCTCCAGCCTGGCCAGGGGATGATCGGGCTTGACCACTATGCTGCGGTTCCAGTGGTAGCAGGGCAGCATGATCAGGTCGTCATAGAGGTGCAGCGCCTCGGTGGCGATGGCGAAATCGGCGTCGCCACGCACCACCGCCTCGGCGATCTGGGTGGGGGTGCCCTGGTGCATGTGCAGCGACACCTTGGGATAGCGGTCGATGAAACTGCGGATCACCGACGGCAGCGCATAGCGGGCCTGGGTATGGGTGGTGGCCACGTGCAGCTTGCCCTTGTCCGGCTGGGTGTGCTCCTGGGCCACGGCACGGATGGCGTCGGCCTTGTCGAGGATGTCCTCGGCAATGGCGATGATCTCCTGGCCGGCCGGGGTGACATGGGTCAGGTGCTTGCCGCTGCGACCGAAGATCTGCACCCCCAGCTCGTCCTCCAGCATCCGCACCTGCTTGCTGATCCCGGGCTGGGACGTGTAGAGGCTCTCGGCGGTGGCCGAGACATTGAGGTTGTGGTTGCGCACCTCAACGATGTAGCGAAGCTGCTGCAGTTTCATGGCGTGTCCGGGCAGGGTTATTCTTAAAACGTATAAACCATAGTGTATCTATAGCTGTTTTCCAAATCACCCCACCCCGGCGCTATACTATGCTACGCGCCTCAATTCCGATAAGATTTCGAGAGTCTGCGTGCGCGCAATTAGGATAATAAAACTATGACGCCATACATCGTCCTGGCCGTGATTGCGGCACTGCTGATCATCATCGTGGTGATCAATGTGGTCCAGCAGCAAAAACAAAAGCAGGAAGCCGAACGCCGTCAGGAGCTGGCCCGCCAGAAGGCCATCATCGACGAAACCGAAGAGCTGCTGCCCGTGGCCGGCAGCCTGCCCATCTCCAGCGCCCTGGTGGCCATGCTCTATGCCAGGCTGATCGACGCCCTCAAGTTGGCCTGCGAACTGTCCGGCGACAAGAAGCTGCAGGGCCGCATCAGTGATGCCGAGAGCCAGTATCAGAAGGCCAAGGCCAGCAACAAGGCCAGCGACGACAACATCCAGCTGCCCGACAACGAGAAGGCGATGGTGACCCTGATCCAGGCCACCAAGAAGCTCAGCGCCGTGCTCAAGACCGAGTTCAACCGCGGCAAGGTGGATGCGGACAGCTACCGCCACGAGGCCGCCTTCCTGGACAGGCTGCGCCTGAAGATCAACATGGAAGGCCTGATCTCCCGTGGCGTTTCCGCCAAGATCATCAAGCAGTTCGGTACCGCCCGCCAGTTCCTCGGCAAGGCCAAGCAGCTGGCCATGCCCCATGCCGGCCACGACGCCTACCTGGCCGCCAA belongs to Gallaecimonas sp. GXIMD4217 and includes:
- the pabB gene encoding aminodeoxychorismate synthase component 1; amino-acid sequence: MELTRLPLPYLDRDALVARFAPLAHQSWAILLDSASESHPDSRYSLLSAEPRWTLESRGSEVRIQGDCRVQAGGPLETLKAMMAAWPQIESELPFATGALGLLGYDLGRQIERLPALAKDDIPLPELALGFYDWALISDHQQQQSWLIALAAPEERLAWLDAQCPGETAPFALTGDWQANMTRAEYGARFDRVQAYLKSGDCYQINLAQRFSAPYEGDEWQAYLKLRTANQAPFSAFLRLDEGAVLSISPERFLRLKDGQVQTKPIKGTLPRLADPAEDRAQAERLAASPKDRAENVMIVDLLRNDLGRVARPGSVRVPELFAVESFPAVHHLVSTVTSELAEGQTAVDLLAAAFPGGSITGAPKVRAMEIIEELEPHRRSAYCGSIAYLSANGAMDSSIAIRTLVASRGLLHCWAGGGLVADSQVDAEYQETFDKVAKILPALSS
- a CDS encoding CoA pyrophosphatase, with the translated sequence MSRSRFARDFLLRPLEERHLGVPELQSPKPAAVLLAIMDKPEPNLLLTRRTLTLRHHGGQVALPGGRVDDSDPSHEHAALREAWEEVGLLPEQVQVLGRLNPYDTVSRFRITPVVGLAPEDFPWLLSVDEVDAVFEMPLKKVLDLNRYRTLDIQRHGQHHRLFCLPYREHLIWGATAAILYDLALHLR
- a CDS encoding L-serine ammonia-lyase; this encodes MISVFDMFKVGIGPSSSHTVGPMKAAKKFTEILEEQGLLARTDRVKVELFGSLGQTGIGHGTGKAVILGLAGEEPDTVDVDRVPAILAEVESTESISLLGKQAVAFPNKGAIVFHHRKTLKRHSNAMQLLAYEGDELLLDKIYYSIGGGFIVADEDFEAEKDAAIQAADTTQEPYPFDSCDDLVALCKEHGLSISALMLENELALRSRAELEDGLWHIWQVMHACIDRGCRTEGILPGGLKVKRRAPGLYRRLTAEGDRNTDPLNTVDWVNLFALAVNEENAAGGRVVTAPTNGAAGIIPAVLAYYDKFIQKVDKEVATRYLLTCAAIGILYKKNASISGAEVGCQGEVGVACSMAAGGLAEILGANVELVENAAEIGMEHNLGLTCDPVGGLVQVPCIERNAMGAVKAINAARLALRGSGEHKVSLDKVIKTMFDTGMDMKAKYKETARGGLAVNIIEC
- the pntB gene encoding Re/Si-specific NAD(P)(+) transhydrogenase subunit beta; this encodes MSHPLISAAYLVAALCFIASLAGLSKQESAKAGNNYGIAGMVLALVATLMHPEAGNLGWILVAMAIGGAIGLRLAVKVQMTQMPELVAMLHSFVGLAAVLVGYNAFLAHAEMPAELVAIHLTEIFLGVFIGAVTFTGSLVAFGKLRGLLSSRPLMLPHRHKLNLAALVVSAFLLVDFVSADGLGFPLVLMTLIALVFGWHLVASIGGADMPVVISMLNSYSGWAAAAAGFMLGNDLLIITGALVGSSGAILSYIMCKAMNRSFISVIAGGFGTDAGPAGGDEAQGEAVAWTAEEVAERLKAAKSVIITPGYGLAVAQAQYPVAELCQHLKELGIRVRFGIHPVAGRMPGHMNVLLAEARVPYDIVLEMDEINDDFPDTDLVLVIGANDTVNPAASEDPASPIAGMPVLKVWQAREVVVFKRSMNTGYAGVANPLFYRDNAAMLFGDAKASLEAILKAL
- a CDS encoding Re/Si-specific NAD(P)(+) transhydrogenase subunit alpha gives rise to the protein MQIGIPKESLSGEARVAATPKSAAALIELGFDVIIEAGAGKAASFDDGSYEASGAKIGDPWQADILLKVNAPSGDEVKRLRASTLLVSFIWPAQQPELVDRLKARGVTVLAMDMVPRISRAQNLDALSAMANIAGYRAVVEAASAFGRFFSGQITAAGKVAPAKVLVIGAGVAGLAALGAAGSLGAVVRAFDTRPEVREQVQSLGAEFLELAVAEEGGGADGYAKEMSQAYIDAEMALLAEQAAEVDVIITTALIPGKPAPRLISRDMVKAMKPGSVIVDLAAPNGGNCELTKPGRRVKSDNGVIILGYTDLPSRLPGQASSLYGANLVNLLRLLCPAGDGQIALDLDDEVLRHMAVLKDGELLYPPPPIAVSKAPPKPKPQPAPAEIKAPEPVSPRRKALWYGAGLLAFAWVASVAPAAFLGHFTVFVLACVLGYYVIWNVTHALHTPLMSVTNAISGIIIVGALLQIGQGGLVGVLAFIAVLIASINLAGGFLVTRRMLKMFRRDQ